CTGGTAGGTGCCTCCGCTAAAAGAAATTATATAACGTTTACGCTAAAGGCACCGCATTTACCCAAGTGCTGTGCCTTTAGCGCTTAAAAGAGAAATTATGGTCCAAGACATTGTTACAAAATTCAAGGAAATATACCGTCAGGAACCGGTGGTGGTGCGCTCACCCGGCCGGGTGAACCTCATTGGCGAACACACAGACTACAACATGGGCTTTGTGCTGCCGGCCGCCATCAATAAAGAGATTTACTTCGCGCTGGCGCCAAACGGCACCAACACCATGCGGGCCCATGCCTATGACCTGGAAGAAACCGCTGAGTTTGACCTGAACCACGTGCAGCGTTCTGAGATTGGCTGGGCCAACTACCTGCTGGGCGTGGTGGCTCAGCTGCAGAAAGCGGGCCATGACGTGCCGGGCTTTGACGTGGTGTTTGGCGGCAACATTCCCATTGGGGCCGGCCTTTCCTCGTCGGCGGCGGTGGAGTGCGGGCTGGCTTACGGGCTTAACTACCTTTTCGCCTATGGCATTGAGAAGTTTGACCTGGTCAAAATGGCCCAGAAGGCCGAGCACGAGTACGCGCTGGTGATGTGCGGCATCATGGACCAGTTCGCCAGCATGTTTGGCAAGCACAACCACGTGGTAAAGCTGGATTGCCGCTCTTTGGAGTATAAGTATTACCCCCTGGAGATTGACGACTACCGCATTGTGCTCTGTGACACCCAGGTGAAGCACTCCCTGGCCTCTTCTGAGTACAACACCCGTCGCCAGGAATGTGAAACCGGCGTGGCCATCCTGCAGAAGCATTACCCAGAAGTACACAGCCTCCGTGACGTGACCCTGGAGATGCTGGCCCAACACCAGGCCGAGTTTGACCCTACCGTGTACAAACGCTGCACCTACGTGGTGCAAGAGAACCTGCGCGTAGAGGAAGGCTGCAACGACCTGGAGCGCGGTGACCTGGAAGCCTTCGGGCAGAAGATGTACGCCTCCCACCAAGGCCTACAGCATGACTATGAGGTAAGCTGCCCTGAGCTGGATTTTCTGGCCGACCTGGCCAAGGAATCTGACGCCGTGCTGGGTGCGCGCATGATGGGCGGCGGTTTTGGCGGCTGTACCATCAACATCGTGAAACTAACCCACCTGGATGCCTTCACCCAAGACATGACCAAAGCCTACAAAGAGAAGTTCGGGATTGACCTGAAAACCTACGTGGCCGAGA
This Rufibacter radiotolerans DNA region includes the following protein-coding sequences:
- a CDS encoding galactokinase — encoded protein: MVQDIVTKFKEIYRQEPVVVRSPGRVNLIGEHTDYNMGFVLPAAINKEIYFALAPNGTNTMRAHAYDLEETAEFDLNHVQRSEIGWANYLLGVVAQLQKAGHDVPGFDVVFGGNIPIGAGLSSSAAVECGLAYGLNYLFAYGIEKFDLVKMAQKAEHEYALVMCGIMDQFASMFGKHNHVVKLDCRSLEYKYYPLEIDDYRIVLCDTQVKHSLASSEYNTRRQECETGVAILQKHYPEVHSLRDVTLEMLAQHQAEFDPTVYKRCTYVVQENLRVEEGCNDLERGDLEAFGQKMYASHQGLQHDYEVSCPELDFLADLAKESDAVLGARMMGGGFGGCTINIVKLTHLDAFTQDMTKAYKEKFGIDLKTYVAEIVNGSSLVPIDFSKASA